DNA from Triplophysa dalaica isolate WHDGS20190420 chromosome 21, ASM1584641v1, whole genome shotgun sequence:
CAGACCTGTGAACAGTGACATCATGATGTGTAACTCACCTGTCTGTTTTTGAGGGTCTTTAAACCCAGTCTGTCTGTCAGCTCGTGGACTGGCATGGCTTTGGGTAAATCCTGCTTGTTAGCAAGTACAAGCACAACAACATCTCTCATCTCATCCTCCTTAAGCTAAAGGGTAAAACatagtttaattaaattaatgacGGATAGAAATGGTTTCAATCAAAAATATAGTTTCTTGTTGAACGTACAATCATATTGAGTTCTTCTGCTGCCATCTCAATTCTGTCACGATCACTGCTGTCCACCACAAAGATCAGACCCtgaattacacaaacacaccccaTGTTCACTTCAAAGGTTTAAGACAATTTAAAGTTAATTTAGCAAGtgccagacacacacacacaaaaacaaccagcaattaatgaaaatgttgtgtGTTACCTTAGTGTTCTGATAGTAATGTCTCCAGAGACCTCGGATTGTGGTCTGACCACCAACATCCCAAACAGTGAATGAGATGTTCTTGTACTCAACTGTCTCTACATTAAAACCTAGAtgaaacagattttaaatgaaattaataattCAGTAAATCCTGTAAACTTGAAGTCATTAGATTTGAAACGAAGTATTCActatttgtacattttgatcTTCTTACCAAGAGTTGGAATGGTTGTGACAACTTCCCCAAGTTTGAGTTTGTAGAGGACTGTGGTCTTTCCTGCTGCATCCAGACCGACTTTGAGAAAGAAATCAGTTTATTTTACAACAAGACTAACTTAAATATACAgaattatttcatatattcaCATTAGCATTCTATGATCGTCAAAACAGTTCACTGTTATTAGCCgaaagtaaaagaaaatgatcagaaaaacttaaaaataatattttctcaCCCATAAGCAATCTCATCTCCTTTTTCTGAAATAGACGAGATAAAACACTGGAGAAGAAGATGCCCATATTTCCAACAGTGCAGATGAAAACGCTGTTTGCTGTCAGATGAAGTGAAGACTGAGTGTGTGATgtgagactgtgtgtgtgtgtttatatagagTAACAGCAGCGCACTTTCACTTTGACTGACAGCTCAACACCGCCACACTGCACGAGACGCGAAGCTCAGTTTCTCCAGAGGCAAATCCAACGCGTTCAAAAATGACGTCACCGCATGTGTTACATTCTAACATgcctaaacaaaaacaaagccacattttaacttgttttctCAAGATTTCTTTGGAAGTTTAAAACGTATTTCATACAGACACCTTAATAAACGCTTTTTTGTCTAGTTAGGATCAACATTAAACCTAAACTTTCTGAAACGACAATGGTTGAGATGGCAACAACTGTTTTAAAAGGAGGCTATTTACTGTCCTAAAACGTATACTGACCTATAaattgttccaattgcttcaaTTGTTTACCTTTGTAAaccgctttggataaaagcgtcagctagctaaatgtaaatataaataacttttCTCGAAGCAAAGTGTGttcattgattttgttttttggtttaaaagTGGGTTGAATGCCGAAAATCActtgtttttgtctttctgtcaCGTGTATGAAGTTGTTGTGGTCAAATAGAAATACAGAGACAAAACATGCGGTGACGTCATTTCGAACACGTTGGATTTGCCGCTGGTGAAACTGCGCGCTTCTAGTGCTGAGGTGTCAATCAAAGTGAAAGTACGCTGTTGTGACTCTATATaaacgcactcacacacacagtccgATCACACTACCAGTCCGAGAGATCGGATTAACATCGAATATTCACACTCGAagtttttcaaagtttttgGTAAAAATGGGCAACTTCTTTTCCTACGTTTTCGCTCGTCTCTTTGAGAAGAAGGACATGAGATTGTTaatgggtgagtaaatatgGTTTGTCCGTGTATctcaattattttataaataatatgatcgtatttgttgtgtaaaatataattaaacttCACTAAAACAGTTGTATtctaataaatatatgtatatattaaaaatatcataaaggctatatcatattatattgttatatagTCGGTCTGGATGCAGCAGGAAAGACCACAGTCCTCTACAAACTAAAACTTGGTGAAGTTGTCACAAGCATTCCAACTATTGGTAAGAATCCTGagatttgtattttgtgttattAACATCATAAACTTATGTTATTGATTCATGTGATCAATGACCCTGTTTCTCCTCTCTAGGTTTTAATGTGGAGACAGTTGAATATAAGAACATCTCATTCACGGTTTGGGATGTTGGTGGTCAGGACACTATCAGACGTCTCTGGAAACACTACTATCAGAACACTAAGGtaagttttaatcattttcagttacaatatttaaaaattgtaGTTCTATGACTATCTCCtagatatttttaacaaaaatgtctttatttcaaaaatgttaattacaCTTGGTTTAACATGTTGTTACGTAATGTATTGCAAACCTTCATACATACACAGCATGACTCAGACgtaaaacaggtttaaaaaggTCACGTAAGCAgtaaacatgtgtttgtgtaattcaGGGTCTGATCTTTGTGGTGGACAGCAgtgatcatgacagaattgaGACGGCAGCAGCAGAACTCCATAAGATTGTAAGTCAagaaagtatatttattaactgaaaaaaatgcttCTGAGTGTTAGCAAATATTATccatgcaaatcagttaaatcagttaaaaaagtcagaaacaGGAAATcacatcaattgcttttattgaccaaataacaaaCGTCTACAAAAGCcctttttgacaatgaacacaagattcattttaatgtcaccattattttgaacatttactAACTTAAACAGTGTACAAACATACCCACagtaaaatgcaatataaattaACTTGCCTTCTTGTATTCTCTTCAGCTTCAGGAGGATGAGATGAGAGATGCTGTTGTGCTTGTACTTGCTAACAAGCAGGATTTACCCAAAGCCATGCCAGTCCACGAGCTGACAGACAGACTGAGCTTACATGCACTCAAAAACAGACAGGTGAGTTACATATGATGTCATTGTTTACAGGACTGAATTGTTTGACGGGACAATAAAACAcgttaaataaagtaaataaaatgagaaataaaagtgaatgacaAAGGATAATAAGAGCTGTATGTACGTGTTCTTTATTTCTCTCGCAGTGGTACATTCAGCAAACCTGTGCAGTTTCAGGATCAGGTTTATATGAAGGACTGGATTGGCTCTCAGATCAACTCTCCAAACTTTAACAATGCAAAACTTGATTTTCTGCTGAACTGAATGCAAAGACAATGCACAAGGTTATGGACCTTGCCTATTTACTATACACTTCTACTGGACGGTGTACCGTTATATTCTACTATGctgtataaattatatttttaattcactATGAATGTATTCTGTGAATTCACATGTTTTGCTATTATATTACACATATGGTGTAttatctcatgttatgtacagTTTCCAACttttttatattgagatgtttaatacatAATTAATTCCAGCAGTTGCCTTATgactctttatttattcattcgcAATAACATGGAAATGTTTAATGCATGTTACACCATTCTAAGAgagaaaaatctaatttaatcaTAATTTTGATTTTGGCATTGCAGATGCCCTTGTATTCTTTATCATTcatattatgttttaattaattaaaatcacaTAAGTAAATCTATAGATTTTActataaaatgtctttttccCCAATTTTCTCGAAAGTTTAAAATTTGTCTAATTTATCATTTCTGCTTCTGACTGCACAAGGTTTTATTTGTtgcataaacataaaacatatactCTATTTTAATACGTATTCTCTTTAAAGCAGTAAGGTCTACCAACAATAGGTCTACCTATTTGCTCATTTTCATAACACAAATCAAATATAGTAATCTCTAACACAGTGCTAAAGTGAAAGGTATATATGAAACATTTATATCAGTTTTCAAGAAATtagtttgttttttttgtttaggaAGACAAAATTATAGACCAAAAATATATGGAATACTTTGTTCCTAATCGCTTTAAATactaaagatttgtaaaaaaatgtcaaggaaataaattaattttcattaaattCTTGATATTcgtaatttaaaaaatcacttAATATAAAATTTGAATCTGCATTTATGTATACACCACATTCTTTTAGataaaacagacatttatataaaattggcATGTCGAAAATCCTTATTTGACCCATAAATGGTTTATCTGCACCAGTCACTGGTTTAAATCTTTTAGATCACTGCTTCTCAACCCATTTAAAGATCTCTCCCAACATACACTGAGGATGGATGAGATAATGTGCAAATATTAGATATAGTTaaggtttatatatatatattcactaTATGCActatatgcacacacacacaaaacacaaaaaaacatacacacgcacgcacgcacgcacgcactcacacacacacacacacacacacacacgcacacacacacacacattaatacaTACATAGAAACTAATGGTTTACATTGAAATGCCATTTTGAATCATTAGCGTTTTGTATTAATACCATTACAAAATTGTGGTGTTTTGGGCATTCTTCCAAGAGGATTAATCCGCCAGATCACGAGAACGGTGCACATTTCAGTGATTTTCACACGAGCGACAGTTTCTTCGCAGTTTCTAATACAGACGTCGTGTGGTGTCATTTGACTGTCGAAAATAGCGATTTACATCTTTAATAACTGTCAACAGCTTTAGAAATATATGTAAAGATTTATAAGCCACTCCCAGTGGTGGAGCCAGAGGGGGGTCGAGGGTGGCACTGAACACCACTGACATCCCCATTCACACTGGAACAGCAGCGTTTTATTTTACTCCAGAAAAATAGTTGTGTGATGGATTGTACTGAGCAAAAtctgagatttatttttaaagactgaAGAAAGATCGAAAAGAAGCAAATGGATCGCTGCAATTTGCTAAACAAATGGATTATTCTTTCAATCCATTTCAAGTCAGACTCAGCCAGGTACGTTTTTTTGTTGAACCATACCATCATGTTATACCTACTTTGTTAAGTTACACCTTTAGATGTtgcgtaaatgtaaagttttctAAACTTAGAAAAATATACACAAGAAGAAagtatcatatttaaaaaaaagtgtcacTTGGTTTAGGATTCCTGAACAGCTTTTCATTGTGTTAACGTTATTAACTTCATTTAGTTTTAGTTAGTCTGCATTAAGAGATAGTGTCGCTTCCCAACATACAGTGTTTACATCAGGGTCGGAAATTAATTGAGAGAGGCTTTGGAATCAAATGACAACAAGATGAACAAAACTGCcctcatcatttaaaataaaggggGGAAACGGTCCCtgcataataaaaaactaaGTTGGACAGACAGTCGCAATCTATAGAAAAGATAATGTGAAAATGAACgaatgtacactgtaaaaaatgattctgtgtCGCAGGAGTTTTCATGAAATGAATTGggtaaactttacttaatagaattgtgatattgtttttttaaccaaaattaaaagttaaaattatagaaatatctcagaattctaaatgcacaaataattgaGTGAATTTGACTTAATTGTAGcatgttcaacccacttaaacttgtatgaaggatctttacttaattattttgtggtggaactacatgaattatttaagttaaaatccctaactgagcagtgaatttagagttcccagcatgctctgcaTGCGACTGCATTTGgagagtcatttttgtgaaaaggtgctattttatgtgctttagaatgaaatgaaagacttgatagtgtttattgttccGTTGTCTTTAAGATTTAGAAGATATTCAGTTTGTATTTCTGAGTTTCGTGGTTACCATCTTTCAGAAGTGTGCTGCTTGTACTTAGTTTATGGGAGAGCTTGTGCagtgtgttttttcatgtaGTGAACAGCAATGCTGCTAATGTCAGTAGTGAGTCAACTCTCAGCTTACTTGTACATCATATATGTtgtgaacaataataaatattaatatgaagtTAAAAAAGTTCAAGAAGTTAAATCCAATGCTCAAATGAGTAATtctacttcattttttaaagtttatcatGTGACCTGCTTAAATGATTTAGGTagttttacttgatttattcatggaatattgcgtaaaaaatatgcttcaaagtacttaaaaatattttgtgtaatattgttaccttattttttttaagtaaatacctgtgttattttttacagtgtagttgaCAGCATTATATTCGCTCTGCCACAGGTTTGAGCATTACAGCCAATCAAGTTCATCGTATGAATatactggccaatcagaggcgTTTAAATGATTCCCGTTGAAGAAGAGCTTTGGTGAAGTGCGCCACGCTCTCGAAGTTTATCATGAAAACAGCGTACAGGTATGAAAATGTAAGATGTAAGAAAGAGATTCAGTAGAGTAGTCAGACTCTTTAATGTATAACCGGAAGCCATTGAGTTATTTAGTGATGttgaatgttgtttgattattatCTATGTATTTCCCGTTTGAACAACAGATTTTTATGTTCCTTAGCTTAGAGAACCAAAGCagcaataaaataattcataaatgcTTCTCAGTTTGTCTTGTAGCCTATAAAACGTCTTCGTTTATTCTTGAATATGAATGTAGGCTAATAATCGAGGGCAATAATCAGcatcaatgattttattttaatctgaCAGTCCCATGGAATGACCCCCTAAATTAGCCTTGGCCACCCCCTTGCCACCCCATATATTAAACTCGTCGCGCCCCACTTGCAGTACCTCTGCGCCCCCTGGTTGAGAACTACTGTGCATCCAGTAGATAAATGCCAGTAAATGACAGCAGTGAGATGATGTCTGTGGCTATGAGAGTGTTTGTATGGGTGTATTGTGATGTGTAGGTGACAGTGAGCTCATGCAAATGGCAGAGAAAGCCCTTGCAGCAGCTGCAGGGAAACAAACACCCTCATTATACTCCACTTTAAACACTTACATCACTAAGAGCTCCACCAATAGAGCATCATGAATTATTCCAATTGATCCAGCTTCAGTCTTTCTCTTACTGGTTATCCGCACACTTTCAGATGAGTTCACCAAAACAGAATGTGACTAGATGcacattcaaaaaatattttcataaaacttgGTATATGACAATAGTATGACTATACTTTATAGGACTAGAGCAAtggtaaaacaatatttttttctggacaCTATGTCAGTAATGCATTGATATTGTTTAAAGTACCATGGAGTACAATGTAAATGATAAGGtcacatttcaccccaaaatgataAACGAATTTGGTGGGGGAAATGTTCGACATTATCATTCACATAATGAATGCATAAAAATCTACTAATATAATAATGacacaaattattatttgttttattttgggctGTTCAACTATTAATCCCATCtagattaaagtttgtttttacataatatatctcTGTGTGCTCTGCatattaattgtgtatttttcaaCACATACCGGTATTTATTTAAgaatcatttaaaattgaaaaaatctttatagaacaaaacaaaaataaatacatgcaaatattttctaaatatatacttATATGTGTAGGTGTAtgcgtttataaaaacaaaataaatactgtattgaGATATATTAGGTAAACACAAACTTGaatctggatgcgattaatcctGATTAAAAAGCCCTTTTTCCATATGATTTAAGGACAAACTGTGATTTGGATAGGCTGTGATATTGACCCAAATGCTATGTGGTGCTGTGTGCTTTCATACTGCCTgtcaaaatacagtatatgccataaatatatttaaatttcaatATTAATTCTCAAATTGTTTCTTCAACAGAGCTAACCTTTGACCTCCAGACAAGGACTCGTGTatttccgattggttgaaaatgGAGAAACCCCTGGTTCTGTTTCGTGCCGTGTGCGCCACGCTGTAAACAATGGACGCGTGTGGATTAACTCCATTAACGGAGATTAATGAAACTGAATTTAATGAGACACTGAGACATGGCCACCCAGAACACCTGGCTCCCAGCATGCAGCTGGGCACCATGTCCAATCCTCAATCACGTTTGCGAGATACATCAGTACTCATCGTCATGGTGACCCTTAATGCAGTAGCGCTGCTAGCAAACAGCTGCATCCTTGCCGTCGTTTTAAAAGTTCCCCATCTTCGCAAGTTTAGTTTAGTGGGTCACCTGTGCATCGTGGACTTGTTGTGTGCCGCCCTGCTCATGCCTCTGGGCATCGTCTGCGGTTCACCCTTTTTCGCTGGCGTGGTGTTTTCGGTACTCGAATGCCGGCTTTATGTGTTCCTCAATGCCTTTCTCATATCTGCCTCTATTTTTACTGTAACAGTGATTAGTATTGAACGTTATTTCTATATTGTACATCCCATGAGATACGAGGCCAGGCTGACCCCGTGGGTCTCGGCCGCCGTGATGGGTCTGGTGTGGGTGGTTTCCACTTCGCTCGGACTGGCGACCGTCTTCGGGTGGTCCAATTATGGCAGCAGAAGCTCCATCGCAGCCACCCATTGCTCTCTACATTGGAGCCACAGTGGACATCGACGGATGTTTGCTATTCTTTTCTGCGCCGTTTGCTTTTGCGTACCATCTGCTATCATACTTGCCGTCTACGCCAATGTCTATAAGGTTGCCCACACGGCTGCCAGGGACAGGGGGCCGATCCCTAGCTGGCCGACCCCGCACCCAAAGCGTCGATCCGATTCCGTCAACAGCCAaaccaccatcatcaccaccagCACCAGCGTCCGTAGAAACGAAGTCCCCCGCAGAAAGAAGAGAACGCTGGTGGGCTGGAAAGCGGCCATCACCTTGGCCATTATCGTGGGCCACTTTCTGCTTTGCTGGCTGCCTTACTTTGCTTTTCATCTGCATCTGACTTTGGGGTTTTCTCATAGTGATTTCGATGAAGCAGAGGGTCTAGTCACCTGGCTGGCTTACTCGACGTTTGCATTGAACCCGTTTTTTTATGGACTGCTGAACCGTCAGATCAGGGAGGAGTTGTGTAAGATCCTGTTGTGTTGTCGATCGCCCCGTAGGCCGATGCGGGGCTCAGCGTCCGGTCACGAGCGTTCAGGCCAGGAGGacgtttttcattttttgcacagGAACAGGGGCGAGGAGGCAAATAGATGCAGCTACCATGCGGTCACGCCGAGGAGTACAATGGAGCGCAACCGCTTTTGGATACAGGGACAAATAGCAGAAGAAGTCACTTAAACATTGAATGAGGAATTAACAGCTCCACTCTGAAGTCGATAAGAGCAAaactttcttttcttcatagcTGTTTCCTAACTgttgaaacaaatgttttttttaagagaatacatatttaaacgcATTACTTACAGCAACAAAGAGTAAGCAAAAAATGTCTCGAAACAATTACAAAGTTTCAATGgtgactatttatttatttgatgctTTTATCCTAAGGAACTTAcaagagcatataaacattttgtcaacacgcttaACAGTACCAtaagtttacaaggccatgctagacccacaatattatttttccaaacaggacatagacagttattggtttaacattatgtactgtacattgggtacattattacattatatatattaaagggacagttcactcaaaaatgaaaattctatcatgaattactccctctctagttattccaaacctgttctttgtttggttgaacacagagaaagacatttggatgaatgcttggaaccaaacagttct
Protein-coding regions in this window:
- the LOC130410097 gene encoding ADP-ribosylation factor 4-like, with amino-acid sequence MGIFFSSVLSRLFQKKEMRLLMVGLDAAGKTTVLYKLKLGEVVTTIPTLGFNVETVEYKNISFTVWDVGGQTTIRGLWRHYYQNTKGLIFVVDSSDRDRIEMAAEELNMILKEDEMRDVVVLVLANKQDLPKAMPVHELTDRLGLKTLKNRQWYVQSTCAVQGSGLYEGLDWLSDQLSKR
- the LOC130410096 gene encoding ADP-ribosylation factor 4-like codes for the protein MGNFFSYVFARLFEKKDMRLLMVGLDAAGKTTVLYKLKLGEVVTSIPTIGFNVETVEYKNISFTVWDVGGQDTIRRLWKHYYQNTKGLIFVVDSSDHDRIETAAAELHKILQEDEMRDAVVLVLANKQDLPKAMPVHELTDRLSLHALKNRQWYIQQTCAVSGSGLYEGLDWLSDQLSKL
- the si:ch211-213o11.11 gene encoding probable G-protein coupled receptor; this translates as MDACGLTPLTEINETEFNETLRHGHPEHLAPSMQLGTMSNPQSRLRDTSVLIVMVTLNAVALLANSCILAVVLKVPHLRKFSLVGHLCIVDLLCAALLMPLGIVCGSPFFAGVVFSVLECRLYVFLNAFLISASIFTVTVISIERYFYIVHPMRYEARLTPWVSAAVMGLVWVVSTSLGLATVFGWSNYGSRSSIAATHCSLHWSHSGHRRMFAILFCAVCFCVPSAIILAVYANVYKVAHTAARDRGPIPSWPTPHPKRRSDSVNSQTTIITTSTSVRRNEVPRRKKRTLVGWKAAITLAIIVGHFLLCWLPYFAFHLHLTLGFSHSDFDEAEGLVTWLAYSTFALNPFFYGLLNRQIREELCKILLCCRSPRRPMRGSASGHERSGQEDVFHFLHRNRGEEANRCSYHAVTPRSTMERNRFWIQGQIAEEVT